A region of Candidatus Neomarinimicrobiota bacterium DNA encodes the following proteins:
- a CDS encoding hydrogenase maturation protease — protein MIKPIIICFGNILYGDDGIGEIVLEKLRESEVIDNDDIIFAGNDGLLLLKVLEENRPVIIVDAVRAGSKPGTIHRFNLSKRSKLSLIENHFTTHSFGLSEIIELTNDFTDISEIIVLGIEPGDTTPGREMTDEVKNKLDELVKLVVKEYNIYEEENINY, from the coding sequence ATGATTAAACCTATAATTATTTGTTTTGGAAATATATTGTACGGTGATGATGGAATAGGGGAGATTGTCCTGGAAAAATTGAGAGAATCTGAGGTTATTGACAATGATGATATTATATTTGCAGGGAATGATGGACTGTTGTTATTGAAAGTGCTTGAAGAGAATAGACCGGTAATAATTGTTGATGCAGTAAGAGCTGGATCGAAACCTGGTACCATACATAGATTTAATCTATCTAAAAGGAGTAAATTAAGCCTGATTGAGAATCATTTTACTACACACAGTTTTGGATTAAGTGAGATAATAGAGCTGACTAACGATTTTACCGATATAAGCGAAATAATTGTGCTGGGCATTGAGCCTGGGGATACTACCCCAGGTAGGGAGATGACCGATGAGGTAAAAAATAAATTAGATGAATTGGTAAAATTAGTAGTAAAGGAGTATAATATTTATGAAGAAGAAAATATTAATTATTGA
- a CDS encoding ACT domain-containing protein: MSGSNKIKISGIVKIKDLVLISVLGVSDRPGIAGEVMSALGENNINVVYISEGSNADDSADIYFCIKKDDLDKVKNILKDYFEKIKTRDIKYDTDVVIIGVYGPHFREKPAIAGRFFRALGSEHVNILSISTSISTISCVISKNDLDRTKKAIDKVFEIPK; encoded by the coding sequence ATGTCTGGTAGTAACAAGATAAAAATTAGCGGAATAGTAAAGATAAAGGACTTGGTACTTATTTCTGTGCTTGGTGTTTCAGATAGACCAGGGATAGCCGGTGAAGTGATGAGTGCACTAGGAGAAAATAATATCAATGTTGTTTATATTTCTGAAGGGAGTAATGCAGATGATAGTGCTGATATCTATTTCTGTATAAAAAAGGATGATCTTGATAAGGTAAAGAATATTTTGAAAGATTATTTTGAAAAAATAAAGACGAGAGATATAAAGTATGATACTGATGTTGTAATTATTGGTGTGTATGGACCACATTTCAGGGAGAAGCCAGCTATTGCAGGTAGATTTTTTAGGGCTCTCGGTTCAGAACACGTAAACATTTTGAGTATATCAACAAGTATTTCGACAATATCCTGTGTTATAAGTAAAAATGATTTAGATAGAACAAAAAAAGCTATTGATAAAGTTTTTGAGATACCGAAATAG
- a CDS encoding response regulator — MKKKILIIDDDIDLVEALRIVLEKEGFIVIDAQDGEKGYELAVNENPNLIILDVMMGTQDEGFFVAYKIRQTDNLKEVPIIMLTAVGHETGFKFNKDKDEDFLPVEEFVEKPVTPDKLLDLIRKHLGT, encoded by the coding sequence ATGAAGAAGAAAATATTAATTATTGATGACGATATTGATCTGGTTGAAGCTTTACGAATTGTTTTAGAAAAAGAGGGCTTTATAGTAATTGATGCACAAGATGGTGAGAAAGGGTATGAGCTGGCAGTAAATGAAAATCCAAATCTGATTATCCTTGATGTGATGATGGGAACACAGGACGAAGGTTTCTTCGTAGCTTATAAAATCCGTCAGACGGATAATTTAAAGGAAGTACCAATTATTATGCTTACGGCCGTGGGGCATGAAACTGGATTTAAATTTAATAAGGATAAAGATGAAGATTTCCTACCTGTCGAAGAATTTGTAGAAAAACCTGTAACTCCCGATAAATTATTGGATTTAATAAGAAAACATCTGGGAACTTAG